A segment of the Onychomys torridus chromosome 16, mOncTor1.1, whole genome shotgun sequence genome:
GTGAACAGGTGGACAGCAGCGGCTGGTCCTGGATCCAAAGGGCAGGCTCTTTCCCTGTTTGAGCTCTTGTTCTCTTAAGGATAAAGTAATCCTGCAcggacagacaaagacagagacttGTGAtcacagcggggggggggggggggggggggggcaggcgcAAGCGCCTCCCAGCTCAGTGGGTGTTACTGATGTTCATTTAcctggagatgggaggagggagcaggataTGCGGCATTCCAACAGAAGACCAAAAGCAAGCAAAGGTGAGGGTGGAGGGAGCTAAAGACCGGGAGGTACGGGCAGCATCAAAGAAAATGGGGAGGCCCTGGGGTCcttgaatgcaaaaaaaaaaaaaaaaaaaaaaaaaaaaaaaaaaaggatttcatCCAGcggatcttttgttgttgttgttgtaggggGTTATGGAAACTTGGCACACAGTCTCTTCCTGGCCGAGCCCGGAGTGCAGGAGGCTCTCCAGAAGACTGGAACCCAGGCTTGGTCTCTTCTTGGGGCAGAGGTCCCTTTTCCATTTGCTTCCCCTGTGTGgagtctcctccctccccccaggaaAGTGTAGACTCCGCTGTGTGAGTCCTTTTGCCACAGCGGAAGGGGCCATAATGAGTATCCAGCTCCTACCTAAAGACTCTTCGGATGCACTCCAGACGATGCTTGCCCAAGACCGAGTTCCACAGGCTGGGTCTGATGATTGGGACTGTTGGGGGGATGTGGATCAACATTCTCCTCCCTGCCTACAGACGCGATCTGGCCCCTGCTGAGGGTACCGAAATACACTCCCCGGAAGACAACCCATCCTTCATGACCCATTTCCCTGGTACCAGCCCAGGATTCTGAGGTCCTGAATCAGGCCAGGCCTGAGGCTCCGGCCCCTCCTGAGCCCTCTCGGGGAGCTCCGCCCGAAAGACTGCAGTCTTGCTTCAGGAGGGCTCCCAGCGCGGGCTGGGTGCGGGGTGACCTCGCCCTTGCCCTTCACCACCACAATCCCTGTCTCCATGGGAACTCACCCGTGGCCGCTCCCAGGTCCCTCCCGCGGTCTGATCGTGAGTCTGTGCACACTTGGTGCTGCGTTTGCACGGCATCTCAGGCCGGGTAGGCTCCGCAGCCGCAACCGACCCGCAGTGCCAGCGCACGACTggccccgccccaccccgccTCCAGGCCACACGCTCCGCCCCCATAGCCTCCCAAACCCTGCCCACAAGCTAACTGCTGTAGGCTCAGTCGTGAGTCCTCTGGTTATGGCCCTCTTGAGCAAAGCTTGGGCATCCCGTGGGCATCCGAATGCGCCCACTCATGAGCAGAttcacacacagtgacacagtaGCGATCCTGAGGTGAGTGTATATTTCCCGGGCATTCTCCCCAGGTTTCCTCGAAGCTCTTCTCACCCCTGCTCCCACAGACCAAACTGATGGGTGGGCATGCTGACTCGGAAGAGGTACCACCTGGACAGGGACCTCACTGCACCTCTGTCCTTACATGGGATCCACTAGCAAGACTTTCGAGCCTGTCTTAGAGGCATCCCATGGCTCACAGGCTGCTCTCACCATCAAAAGTTCACCACTAAATAATTACTTTATGTCgctaaaatttgttttctttttattctgtttcaagCAGCCAAAATTTAATAGGTTTCCACAAACTCTCCCCCACCCCGTTTTTGTGaggaagaagataaagaaaacGTGCAGTGACGGTGGAGAGTGCCCAGGTCACTCTTCCAGCAGatgctcatgcatgcacatacaaggGGCCTTACAACTGAGATAAACACAAGTCTTGGAGGTGaatgctcttaatcccagcactctggaggcagaggcaggaggagctctttgagttcgatgccagcctggttcacaaagcgagttccaggacagctggggctgttacacagagaaactcggtctccaaaaaccaaaatataaaacaacataaaaaagaaaaaacaaacaaacaaaaaacagagacaaataaCCAATATACTCTGGTCCCCAGGAAAACACACCTGTTTCCCCAACCCTTCATCAATAAAGACCATGCAGAGGtgtgaatgggaatggcccccacagactcatttgttttaatatttggccccagttggtggaaatgtttgggGAGGGATAGAAGGTAAGCTCTTATTGgaggaggcagagtttgaggtTTTGAAAGACTCACATGGTTCCCAGgtagctctctgcctcctgcttgggGACCAAGGCTGAGTTCTCAGCTGTacctgctgttctgtctttgcttcattatttgtgggctctgaccttctgaaactgtaagccaaattaaacacTGTCTTTtacaagttgctttggtcgtggtgtttcatttCAGCATTACAAACGTGACTGAAACAGACCATGTTCAAATGAATCTCAATACATACATGTGCAAGGATCGAAACCAAACGACACTTTTCTTGGATGGCAATGGACTTGGAAATCCGCAGCATGGTGGGGCTAGTCAGATTCAGTGAACAATGGCCCTTACTGTCCAAGCCcaacacctgagtttgatttctggagcccacagtggaaggagagcactaactcctgagagttgtcctctgatactTCTGCTGCAGTATGTgtgttaataataataactacaaCAACAAAGGTTTAAAAGTAATCagcaaaatatttacaaatgcaCAGAGTTTGGGTaacaacacattttaaataacCTATGGGCACAGGTGGCATCAATCAGGGGGTCAGAAACATTCCTGGCAGGTGATAAAGACACAGTGCATCAAAGCCACTGATGTAGgatgcagttacaggcagttcagGAAGGAGATTCCACAGAGATGCTGCTTTGGGAGAAAGAAAGGTCCCTGATGAGGACCTGAATCTCCACCATCAGAAACTAGAACAAAAAGGGGCCAAATCAGACCCTGAGGAGGTAAACTACAGTAAAACAtgagcagagctggagagagagatcagtgggtaaagcactcaGTGTGCAAGAGTGGGGTCCTCAGTTTGCGTCCCCAGCATCATGGAACAGCCAGGCTAAACGCTGTGGCTACTGATCTCTGTCGACACACTATTAGAACAGAAGAcgctgtctgaaaaaaaaaataatgatactCTGAAGTGATGTTTGGAGACACATGGACTCCTGTATTTGATGAAACAAAACAGGTTCTGTTGCTCAGAAAATAAGTACGTTAAAAGCTGGGCTGGGTGGTATCTGCCTGAAATCACTGTGCTGGGGAGGTGAAGGCTGGAGCATCACCAGGATTCCCTGGCCAAATCGGTGAGGTCCActtttcagtgagagaccttgtgtcaaaaaaagaaaggaaggaaggaaggagggagggagggagggaaggaaggaaggaaggaaggaaggaaggaaggaaggaaggaaaggaaggaaggaaaggaaggaaggaaggaaggaaggaagagagagaaagagagagagaaagaaaggaaggaaggaaggaaggaaggaaggaagaaagaaagaaagaaagaaagaaagaaagaaagaaagagaaaaaaggtagAGAGTAACACGGGAAAATACTCAGCATCAGCCTCTtcgctctacacacacacacacacacacacacacacacacacaaagcaaaaaaagggaagaaatggatgaaatacaaaaatcaaaacagtaaaAGAATTTATCAATTCAAAGGCCAGTTCTAGGAGAATGCCTGGGAGGGGCACCATCCCAGCCCCTTTCTGTCCATAGCCCTACCAGAGAAAGGGCTTGTCAGAAGCCAGACCCAAGTGACTGGCTATCAAAACAGGCAACAGGCAGCTCTATGTCCTCTGTAAGAAATGGGCAATTAGGCTGAGTGGCCAGTGCGGCTATGGGTCACACTCTTTAGGATGGTGAGGACAATGGATGTTCTGGGTAGGCTGACCTTCAGAAGACACAATCGCCTGTTTTTTGAAGTCACCTAACCACTATTTGGAAATTATGCTTGGTTGTGTgatgtcttagtgagggtttctattgctgtagagagacaccatgaccacagcaactcttataatggaaaacatttaattggggctggcttacagtttcagaggtttagtcctttatcatcatggtgggacatggcagtatgcaggcaggcatggtgttggagagtGGAAAAAGAGCTATATCTTgacccaaaggcaacaggaagtgcactgagacactgggcgtggcttgagcatatatgagacctcaaagcccgcttccacagtgatacacctcctccaacaaggccatacctactccaacaacaccacacttcctaatagcgCCACTTGCTCTGAGCTTATGGGGGTAATtcctttcaaactaccacacatggcATGTGTTTTGCTAATGCAAAGGGAATGGTGTCTCTCCCTGTCCTAAGTGGGTCAGGGATCGGCCCAGACCTTTAGTGGGATTGCTGCTTTGCAGATCGGATTGCACCTAGAGTTCTCAGACTCTACTGCTCCTAGGcaccttcctgctgctgcttcccaCTAGGGTCACCATTGGGGCCCCTCTTACCTCTATTACTGTCTTTGTCATGACCTCACCACATTGCTGCGCAGGCCTTGGGACTGGGCTCCTGCAGGAGGAACCCTAGGAATGAGGGACAGGAGTGCTGCCTTGCCACTTGGCCCTGGAACTCTGTCCACATACATAGGATTGTATGTAGCTGGAGATGGCTCCCATCTTTGCATACCCTGCCAAGGGCTGTGACCAGGTGGGTCCTAGTCAGTGGGGGTGAAGTTAGCTTAGGGCTAGGCATGCCAGAGAAGCTGTCTAGTGGAGTCATACAGGGGCAGACAGGGTTTGAGATGCCTATAGATTGCAGGTTAGAAGACAGAGCTGGGCTAGGAGATTTGACTGTTCTCAGCTTTTCTGTGGCATCTTGCCAGCCTCAGATGCTGCCATGTCTCATGGGAAGCCTGCTCCCAGACTATTTCCATACTTGGAAATGGCTAGGATTTAAGCTTATGCTCCCCTAGCCCTCTTCTCTGTGTGACTCCCCCATACAAGTGGCTTTGTATGACCAGGGCATTTTGGGGTACATGTAGAGAGGAAGCTGATGGAACGTGCAGAGCAAAGAGTTCCCTTCTGTTAGGTGTCTTCTGCTGCCTGACTTACCGGCCACTAGGAGGCGCACTGGCACCAGGCCTGGCCTTCAGGTCCAGGAATGGTGGCCCTAGGGAACAGCATGCTACCCAGCAGCCAGCTCAGGGTATCTATCACCCATGGCTCCTGGAAAACTTCCTGATTTCTGGGGTTGGAGCATGTTCCTCCTTGCCTTCCCATAGGGTTGTGGCTCTCCAGCAGACCCGCCCCCATTACAATCAGTGGTGACTGGGTGTGGGAGTCTTAtgtaaaaaacaagaaacaaaaccaggctCAGCAAGTCCAGCACCTTGTTCCAAGTAGGGACCTAGAGAGGCCCAGAAAAAGAGACTGACTGGGTGGAGGGAGCAGGGCTCATCCCAGACCCAGCAGTGCCTTACCTGGATGTGAGACTCAGTTTAGAGGGCCTCATCACTCTCCACGTCTCACAACCCTCTCTTGGAAGCAGGGTGGTGAGGATTCTCCAAGGTTCCGGCTGTAGGTGCATGAAGGGAGGAGGGTCCCTCACCATCCCTCTGACATCTGCAGAGGGCAGGGTTTGCCATGCAGGCCTGCCAGAGTGTTAACCCTGTGTCCACCCCTGTGGGCTTGCAGGGTAGTGGCTGCAGTGGAATGGGCTGGCCTGCTTGCCAGCAAGGAGGACTGCATGTTTGGGTACCTGTTGAATACCTGTCTTTAGGAAACTGCCTAAATCCAAGTAGCACACAGGAGCCTAGGCAGGAGCAGGAACCCGTTGAATGGGATGGAAAAGTAGGTAGTAAGCTTTCCTAGGGTCCCTAGGGCTGTGCTCTGCTTAGGCTCCTCCTAGACTGTCTCTTTTCAGCTTGTACTGAATCACACCTCCCACCCCAAACATCCACATGTGGATGAGTTCCAGCTGGGCACTTCTAAGGAATGAGATCATCCTGGTAGCTAGAATCACCTTGGACCAGGGCTGTGTGCAATGCCCTCATAACTCTAAGACTGGGGTCTCTTTACAGCCTGGGGGAAGCAGAATCTCAGGGTTGGGGCCTAGGGTATAGTGTCCTTCCTCCCCATTTGGGACTTCCAGAGAGTCTGCTGCTTCCAAGATGGAGATGTCTTTCAGGCCAGGTGCTAGGGGCTGCTACATGCTGCTGAGGCTTGTCCAGGGTAACATGTGCCAGAGGTTCCACTGTCCCACTCAGTACTCCACACAGCTACAGTGTTTTTAgatcatttattttcatgtagaGGTTCAGGTAGAAAAATTAATGGAGCGAGTACAAAATCAGAGGATGTAGGAGTCATGTCTGTCCCCCACCTTCCATGCTAAGGATCAGGTTAAACCTTCCTGTTCTGGGGTAGGTACTGTGGTATATCACCAGTTCTTGGTGCCCTCCATGACCCAGCCCCCAGTCTTAGCATCTGGTGCCTCCATCATGGCCAAGGAGGAAGCCATGGGGTCCCTGGGACAGGGAGAGGAAAATACCAGGCAATGTGTTACAGGCCAAGAACGGTAAGAGCGAGGAGGCCCAGGCTCATTGCCAGGCACAGGTTGGCACTGCTGAACAGGGCACGTGCAGGTGCAGCGCTGTACAGCTTCTCATTGCACAGGTCACCCTGGCAACATTGTATGACCCAGGAACCGCTGCTGATCTGGCCCTGCTGGCTGTTGTTGGAAGTGCATGAGTCTACACATTCTTTCTTCACCAGGTTCCCAGTCAGAGCGTCCACTGCACATAGGAGGGGAAAGGGTATCAGGTCTGGTTTACCATGCACCCTGGCTCCCACAGAGCATTCTCCACTCTAGACTGGCATCATCACCATGACTGACCCATCCATCCCCAGTTAACATGCCTACAGCTGCTCTCTTGGCCCTGAGGGCCTTGGACTGAGACTCACCTGTGGTGACCGTTTTGCAATAGTTGGAGCTGGCTGGGCAGGTCTGAGATTGCTTACAGTTAGTGCTGCTGCTGCACACGTGACATCGGAGGGCCCaggctggaggatggggaggtcAGAGAGTCAGTCAAATAAAGGTCTTTGCTATGACAGAGCCTTCTCTCATTGGTTACCCAACTCCTGTTCTAGACCCCACAAGGCTCATGTCTTGTGTTTAGCTCAGAGGGTGTCTGGATATCCCTCAGAGCCCTATCCTATGCCACCTCTGGGAAGAggtgaggaagcagagggagtACAGAGTGGAGAGGGCCCTTCTCCGAGGACGTCAGGATGTCCCTGGTCTTTGCTAAGGACGCAGCCCCACCTCAAAGGTCTGAATTCCTGAAGAGCCTGGAGGAAGAGGACCTGGCCACCCCAGGGCCATCCAGAACAGATGTGAGGTGGAGATGGTGGTAGGGGGACCCTCTTAAATAGCTCCAGCTCTCCTCCCTCTCAAAACACCCCCAGTTCTAAGGGTCAGTGCTGAAATTTCCTGATTGTGAAATACTACGTTTTTCTGATTTCACCGAGTTAAGATGCGAAAgccattttgttttcaaatttcaagAGGCAAGCATCTCCCAATACCAGTGTTTCCTAAGCCTGAATTCCAGCTTCTGGTATTTGATGACCTCTTGCCAGGCATGGGCTACTGGAGGCAGAGGATCCGGTATCCAGACAGTTACCTACCCCTTCCCAGCCCCCAAGTGCAGCCTCTCACCTGGGCTAGTGGCCCCAGCCAaggcaaggaggaggagcagagccGTCTTCATCCTCAGCACCGGCTGGAAGCAGTGGGggctcttcctctccccagacCTTATAGATGGGGCAGGAGGGGCTGTGGGAGGAGTGAGGGCAGGGCCACCCAGCAGCATGCAAATCGGGGGCCCACCCCTCCCTTCCGGCCGAGCCCAGAAGCCCAGAAGAGCTTTGCTTCCTGCCACGTGGAAGGACTGAGGTTCCTAACCCCTTCTCCTCTGGGGCCTCCCTGAGCAGCTTGGCTGTGGACAGAAGTCTTCTCGGTCAGTCCGATTCCCGCTCCGGGACACCAGATGCTGTTGAGTCTCCATTTCTCTTACTGTTGTTTCTGGCTCTCAGTTCCTTGTTGATTACCTGCCTGTTCCTGGGTCACATTGTCACAGATTTCCCACTTCTGTGTTACCTTTCTTGCTGCCTACCACTAGGTAGTTACCAGTTACAGCCCATGCTGGGCATCTTGATACCCACAGGCCGGAGCCGGAAGGCACAGAGTTTACATTCCTCTCTGCTCTGAGCTCAGCACTGGGTTGATCCAGTGAGGCCTTGGAGCAAGGAACCCCAGGGAAGCAAAGAGTCCTTGTAGACAATTGTGGAGGCgactgtggggggtgggggtgaggagcaGAGGGTCTATGTGTGTACTGGGTATAACCATGTTAGGGCTATGAAGATCCCAGACCATGGGAGCTTGGCCATCCCAGGAAACTGGGTAGGGAGGAGGGACAGGGTAGGACAGGTTCAACTGAGGAGCAGCAAGCAGGCTGTGGGGGCCTCTCATTGCTGCGGAGATAGGAGTTTccctccacttcttcctccctccacttgGGCCTCAGGCTCCATTCCCAtcaaatccccaccccaccccaccccaccccacccccgacccTCAC
Coding sequences within it:
- the Ly6d gene encoding lymphocyte antigen 6D; its protein translation is MKTALLLLLALAGATSPAWALRCHVCSSSTNCKQSQTCPASSNYCKTVTTVDALTGNLVKKECVDSCTSNNSQQGQISSGSWVIQCCQGDLCNEKLYSAAPARALFSSANLCLAMSLGLLALTVLGL